The following proteins are encoded in a genomic region of Pirellulales bacterium:
- a CDS encoding SUMF1/EgtB/PvdO family nonheme iron enzyme encodes MVGSAQAGPISIAMVTVGDSGNAADANLGFGAWGAVKYVYQIGKYDVTAGQYAAFLNAVAPADTYGLYTSYMANGFPAAGIIQSGNSGSYSYSVVAGHENFPINFITWGDAARFSNWLQNGQPNGAEGPGTTETGAYTLNGATSVAALMAVTRNSGAMWFIPTEDEWYKAAYYKGGGVNAGYWTYPTQSDTAPINTLPDTGNHANIYDSSGTGNGGYTDPNNFLTTVGAFNLSPGPYNTFDQGGDIFQWNETAASPGTRGLRGGSFDTNSSYLSSFQGYFFAPTGENFRLTGFRVASIASVPESSSVILLVIGIVALTVARRRRPRR; translated from the coding sequence ATGGTCGGCTCGGCGCAGGCAGGGCCAATCAGTATCGCGATGGTCACGGTCGGCGATTCGGGCAACGCGGCCGATGCTAACCTCGGTTTTGGGGCCTGGGGAGCGGTAAAATATGTCTATCAAATCGGCAAGTATGATGTGACGGCCGGCCAATACGCTGCATTTCTGAACGCCGTTGCCCCGGCTGACACATACGGCCTTTACACTTCCTACATGGCTAACGGCTTCCCAGCCGCCGGGATCATCCAGAGCGGGAATTCCGGAAGTTATTCCTATTCGGTCGTCGCGGGCCACGAAAACTTTCCGATCAACTTCATCACGTGGGGCGACGCCGCGCGGTTTTCCAATTGGTTGCAAAACGGGCAGCCGAATGGGGCGGAGGGACCGGGCACGACTGAGACCGGTGCCTACACGCTGAATGGAGCGACTTCAGTGGCCGCTCTGATGGCCGTCACACGCAATTCGGGCGCGATGTGGTTCATTCCCACCGAAGACGAATGGTACAAGGCGGCATACTATAAGGGAGGCGGCGTGAATGCGGGCTACTGGACTTATCCGACGCAGAGCGATACCGCGCCGATCAACACGCTTCCCGACACGGGCAACCACGCGAACATCTACGATTCCTCTGGCACTGGGAACGGCGGCTACACCGATCCAAACAACTTTCTGACCACTGTTGGGGCCTTTAACCTGTCGCCGGGACCATATAACACATTCGACCAAGGGGGCGACATTTTTCAATGGAATGAAACGGCAGCGTCGCCTGGGACACGCGGCCTGCGTGGCGGGTCGTTCGACACCAACTCAAGCTACTTGAGTTCCTTCCAAGGCTATTTCTTCGCCCCGACGGGCGAGAACTTCCGCCTCACCGGTTTCCGCGTGGCAAGTATTGCGAGTGTCCCTGAGTCAAGCAGCGTCATTCTTCTTGTCATCGGGATCGTCGCGCTGACCGTGGCGAGACGCCGACGGCCCCGCCGCTAA
- a CDS encoding SUMF1/EgtB/PvdO family nonheme iron enzyme, whose amino-acid sequence MNENIQFRLFSSLVIIIFLSTTSRAVTISTVPVGGPGNAPDSATGYGAVPYAYRIGTFDVTYSQYAEFLNEKAATADPYGLWNSSLDAGSSVSHVNDGGIVRSVAAGTMTYSYSARSGYAFKPVIYVSWYDAVRFVNWLTNGQGNGDTESGTYTITNGGSNSGIVTIPDVSLRANWAAGRALHWLLPSEDEWYKAAYFNGTAGTYYVYPFQSNRPPIPLAPPGNANSGNFSNVSAGPPPAFNYDGQGSYLTSVGAYSDSQSPFGSFDMGGDVFQWDEALIGSNRGQRGGYWNYPTGFARSTLRFSDAPTIESYGVGFRVASVGIVPEPATIVMAVIGFVGSFIFRNRGLAIPHRHLSQDARR is encoded by the coding sequence ATGAATGAAAACATTCAGTTTCGGCTTTTCAGCTCGCTCGTCATCATTATCTTTCTCTCCACGACATCACGAGCCGTAACAATTTCAACCGTGCCTGTCGGCGGTCCGGGCAACGCGCCGGACTCTGCCACTGGCTATGGCGCGGTGCCGTATGCCTACCGCATCGGCACCTTCGACGTGACTTACTCGCAGTACGCCGAGTTCTTGAACGAAAAGGCTGCCACCGCTGATCCTTATGGCCTTTGGAACTCTAGCTTGGATGCGGGCAGTTCCGTGTCTCATGTTAACGACGGAGGAATAGTTCGCTCCGTTGCTGCCGGGACAATGACCTACTCGTATAGCGCGAGGTCCGGCTATGCGTTTAAGCCAGTGATCTACGTCTCTTGGTACGACGCGGTGCGGTTCGTCAACTGGCTCACCAATGGCCAAGGCAATGGCGACACCGAGAGCGGAACTTACACAATCACAAACGGCGGAAGCAATTCGGGAATTGTGACGATTCCTGATGTCTCACTGCGCGCGAATTGGGCGGCGGGAAGAGCACTGCACTGGCTTCTGCCCAGCGAAGACGAATGGTATAAAGCCGCCTATTTTAACGGCACGGCGGGCACGTATTACGTATACCCGTTCCAAAGCAACAGGCCGCCGATCCCGCTCGCCCCACCGGGAAACGCCAACTCCGGCAACTTCAGCAATGTTAGCGCCGGTCCGCCGCCCGCCTTTAATTACGATGGCCAGGGAAGCTATCTGACGAGTGTTGGTGCGTATTCGGATTCTCAAAGCCCATTCGGCTCGTTCGACATGGGCGGCGACGTGTTCCAGTGGGACGAGGCATTGATTGGGTCGAACCGCGGGCAACGTGGCGGCTATTGGAATTACCCAACCGGCTTCGCGCGATCGACTTTGCGGTTCAGCGACGCCCCCACTATTGAGAGCTACGGCGTCGGCTTCCGTGTGGCAAGCGTGGGAATCGTGCCGGAGCCGGCGACGATTGTCATGGCGGTCATCGGGTTCGTCGGGTCGTTCATCTTCAGGAATCGCGGGCTGGCCATCCCTCATCGGCATCTCAGCCAGGACGCGAGGCGTTAG